One segment of Natronosalvus halobius DNA contains the following:
- a CDS encoding GNAT family N-acetyltransferase, with protein sequence MSHLFPDAIETDRLLLERLSGGTVDPLAYYRICGLDPAIGDVTRYTPWDPHETPGETLEFLASREGAWNESRSADYVIRPRVDEDEEGTSDIAGTCGLGVDWTKRTGDLGIWLRERFWGRGYSGERADALVTLAFEHLDLEVVSVLVQADNERSLRACDRYVERLGGTRNCRLRNWWTMAVDEPTDAIRYTITRASYDPSSRRSMVSLEASR encoded by the coding sequence ATGAGCCACCTCTTTCCCGACGCCATTGAAACCGACCGCCTCCTCCTGGAGCGCCTCTCGGGCGGGACGGTCGACCCCCTCGCGTACTACCGGATCTGTGGGTTGGATCCGGCCATCGGCGACGTGACGAGGTACACGCCCTGGGATCCACACGAGACGCCGGGCGAGACTCTCGAGTTCCTCGCGAGCCGTGAGGGTGCCTGGAACGAATCGCGGTCGGCGGACTACGTGATACGCCCGCGAGTGGACGAGGACGAGGAGGGGACCAGCGACATCGCCGGCACCTGCGGCCTCGGCGTCGACTGGACGAAACGAACCGGTGACCTGGGAATCTGGCTCCGCGAACGCTTCTGGGGCCGGGGCTACTCGGGCGAACGAGCCGACGCGCTCGTAACCCTCGCGTTCGAGCACCTCGACCTGGAGGTTGTCTCGGTGCTCGTCCAGGCGGACAACGAGCGCTCGCTGCGAGCCTGCGACCGGTACGTCGAGCGCCTCGGCGGGACCCGGAACTGTCGGCTCCGAAACTGGTGGACGATGGCCGTCGACGAACCGACCGACGCGATTCGGTACACGATTACGCGAGCGAGTTACGATCCCTCGAGCAGACGCTCGATGGTGTCACTCGAAGCAAGTCGGTGA
- a CDS encoding DUF7528 family protein, which yields MTDRREYVHTVGTRREDGSYVVSRRSADSTGNQQVFDSFEALESLYADLPNRFDADAVGCQGTKITGSRRHMLIRHFVEHPAFDCRLVSRRPLEVVKR from the coding sequence TTGACCGATCGCCGCGAGTACGTCCACACCGTCGGCACCCGTCGCGAGGACGGCTCCTACGTGGTCTCCCGCCGCAGCGCCGACTCGACGGGGAACCAGCAGGTGTTCGACTCGTTCGAGGCGCTCGAGTCCCTGTACGCCGACCTCCCGAACCGGTTCGACGCCGATGCGGTTGGATGCCAGGGGACGAAGATCACGGGCTCGAGGCGGCACATGCTGATACGCCACTTCGTCGAGCATCCGGCGTTCGACTGTCGACTCGTGAGTCGGCGGCCGCTCGAGGTGGTAAAACGGTGA
- a CDS encoding phosphate signaling complex PhoU family protein has translation METRKVQRLGPSTLAMTLPAEWASEHGVEKGDEVSLRMGGKGTLTVMPESANFEETEATIRTDNLDADAVERAIVAQYVLGRRVIRIECTDGALESAHINAVYRAETQLMGLGVIEETPESISIRCSVDPEDFTLDNLLERLERTGRTMRGEAIKALAHGNPDLAQRALNRERQANKIFVLLLRLIFTAYQNPTLARAVGLESGFPLIGYRSIAKNLELTADNAEDIADIVMEAEGHTLNVEKSVMREIRELTEAVDEITALAVESAVERNYDKTIEARKLFHDISDREREILADLPEMQNEDLLQVREVLVSLQQTAQYAIRNVEIAANLALNEESEHTTIK, from the coding sequence ATGGAGACGCGGAAAGTTCAGCGACTCGGGCCGTCGACCCTGGCGATGACCCTCCCGGCGGAGTGGGCCAGCGAGCACGGCGTCGAGAAAGGCGACGAGGTCTCGCTACGGATGGGCGGTAAGGGAACGCTGACGGTGATGCCTGAATCGGCGAACTTCGAGGAGACCGAGGCCACCATCAGAACCGACAACCTGGACGCCGACGCGGTCGAGCGTGCCATCGTCGCCCAGTACGTCCTGGGCCGACGGGTCATTCGCATCGAGTGTACCGATGGCGCCCTCGAGTCCGCCCACATCAACGCGGTCTACCGGGCGGAGACCCAGCTCATGGGCCTGGGCGTCATCGAAGAAACGCCCGAGAGCATCTCGATCCGGTGTTCGGTCGATCCCGAGGACTTCACCCTCGACAACCTCTTAGAGCGCCTCGAGCGAACCGGCCGGACGATGCGCGGAGAGGCGATCAAGGCGCTCGCTCACGGCAACCCCGACCTGGCCCAGCGGGCGCTCAACCGGGAACGCCAGGCCAACAAGATCTTCGTTCTCCTCTTGCGCCTGATCTTCACGGCCTACCAGAATCCCACGCTCGCTCGTGCCGTCGGCCTCGAGTCGGGCTTTCCCCTGATCGGCTACCGATCGATCGCGAAGAACCTCGAGTTGACAGCGGACAACGCCGAGGACATCGCCGACATCGTGATGGAAGCGGAGGGCCACACCCTCAACGTCGAGAAATCGGTGATGCGCGAAATTCGGGAACTCACGGAGGCCGTCGACGAGATCACGGCTCTTGCCGTCGAGTCGGCCGTCGAGCGCAACTACGACAAGACGATCGAGGCCCGCAAACTGTTTCACGACATTTCCGACCGCGAGCGGGAGATCCTCGCGGACCTGCCGGAGATGCAAAACGAGGACCTCCTCCAGGTCAGGGAGGTGCTGGTCAGCCTCCAGCAGACGGCCCAGTACGCGATTCGAAACGTCGAGATTGCGGCGAACCTGGCGCTGAACGAGGAGTCCGAGCACACCACCATCAAGTAG
- a CDS encoding winged helix-turn-helix domain-containing protein, translated as MTRGGWTEQRNSESDALLSALGSKYSAEILCAAGTPKSAQALSEDIEVPIATCYRRIEELVDAGLLECEGRTLSNEGRRTNIYRRTLDEIEVDFSSERPQFSQKRRTEAKNRLQDQLR; from the coding sequence ATGACACGTGGTGGCTGGACGGAACAACGGAACAGCGAATCAGATGCGCTCCTGTCGGCCCTCGGCAGCAAGTACAGTGCGGAAATTCTCTGTGCGGCGGGCACCCCCAAATCCGCACAGGCCCTGAGCGAGGACATCGAGGTCCCAATCGCGACCTGTTATCGTCGGATCGAGGAACTCGTCGACGCCGGCCTGCTCGAGTGTGAGGGGCGAACGCTCTCGAACGAGGGGCGCCGGACGAACATCTACCGGCGAACGCTCGACGAGATCGAGGTCGATTTCTCCTCCGAGCGTCCACAGTTCTCGCAGAAGCGCCGAACGGAAGCCAAGAATCGGCTCCAGGACCAGCTGCGGTGA
- a CDS encoding carbon-nitrogen family hydrolase, with the protein MTENTDAATEATTDEHGTAGRKGENGEVDENEDEHEHEDVDESENISLALAQLAVQAGDLEGNRDRAVEAIERASARGADLVALPELFTVGYFEFDLYARSAEPLEGETLHRLRDAAIENDVAVLTGSFVEDLAATESVETPADEGYANTTALLSSSGDIELVYRKHHLFGYESAETELLVPGEAIDTATVCGLTVGVSTCYDLRFPELYRRLVDQGVELILVPSAWPYPRLEHWQTLSRARAIENQCYVATINGSGSFEEATLLGRSTVYDPWGTVLASSGDDSALVMADVDAGAVSNVRSRFPALRDRRL; encoded by the coding sequence ATGACCGAAAATACCGACGCGGCGACGGAGGCGACGACAGACGAGCACGGAACGGCCGGGCGCAAGGGTGAGAACGGGGAGGTAGACGAGAACGAGGACGAACACGAACACGAGGACGTGGACGAGAGCGAAAACATCTCCCTCGCACTCGCTCAACTGGCCGTCCAGGCAGGCGACCTCGAGGGCAACCGCGACCGGGCCGTCGAGGCAATCGAGCGAGCGTCCGCTCGCGGCGCCGACCTCGTCGCACTGCCCGAACTCTTCACGGTGGGGTACTTCGAGTTCGACCTGTACGCGCGCAGCGCCGAACCGCTCGAGGGAGAGACCCTGCACCGACTTCGCGACGCTGCCATCGAGAACGACGTCGCCGTGCTCACGGGCAGCTTCGTCGAGGACCTCGCGGCAACCGAGTCGGTGGAGACACCCGCCGACGAGGGATACGCGAACACCACGGCACTGCTCTCCTCGTCGGGCGACATCGAGTTGGTCTACCGGAAACACCACCTGTTCGGGTACGAGTCCGCCGAAACCGAACTCCTCGTCCCCGGGGAGGCCATCGATACGGCAACAGTCTGTGGGCTCACTGTCGGCGTGAGCACGTGTTACGACCTGCGATTCCCGGAACTGTACCGACGGCTGGTCGACCAGGGCGTCGAGTTGATTCTCGTCCCGAGCGCATGGCCGTACCCACGTCTCGAGCACTGGCAGACGCTGTCTCGAGCGCGAGCGATCGAGAACCAGTGTTACGTGGCGACGATCAACGGGTCGGGGTCGTTCGAGGAGGCCACGCTGCTCGGACGGTCGACCGTCTACGACCCCTGGGGGACGGTACTGGCCTCGAGCGGGGACGATTCGGCCCTGGTGATGGCCGACGTCGACGCGGGGGCCGTTTCGAACGTCCGGTCGCGGTTTCCGGCCCTGCGAGATCGGCGACTGTAA
- a CDS encoding competence/damage-inducible protein A — MNVAVVTVGDELLAGRTENTNATWLCARFDERGIDVERVTTLPDRIGDIARVVNEYRAEYDAVVVTGGLGPTHDDRTMEGVAAAFGRSLERNDEALAWLESEGGYAREDLTAGTADLPRGARPLHNVEGVAPGCVVESVYVVPGVPAEMEAMFAAVLDEFDGAPRHREVVVADEPESALVSRLEAVREEFDVSVGSYPGESVRITVQSPDPAEVEAATAWLRERVQEREE; from the coding sequence ATGAACGTCGCGGTCGTCACGGTCGGAGACGAACTGCTCGCCGGACGGACGGAGAACACGAACGCCACCTGGCTCTGTGCCCGGTTCGACGAACGGGGGATCGACGTCGAGCGCGTGACGACGCTTCCGGATCGCATCGGCGACATCGCCCGCGTCGTCAACGAGTACCGGGCCGAGTACGACGCGGTTGTCGTCACCGGCGGCCTCGGCCCAACCCACGACGACCGCACGATGGAGGGCGTCGCCGCCGCCTTCGGCCGGTCGCTCGAGCGCAACGACGAGGCGCTCGCCTGGCTGGAGTCCGAGGGCGGGTACGCGCGCGAGGACCTGACCGCGGGAACGGCCGACCTGCCGCGCGGTGCCCGTCCCCTCCACAACGTCGAAGGGGTCGCGCCCGGGTGCGTCGTCGAATCGGTGTACGTGGTTCCAGGCGTACCCGCGGAGATGGAGGCGATGTTCGCAGCCGTCCTCGACGAGTTCGACGGGGCGCCCCGACACCGCGAGGTCGTCGTCGCCGACGAACCGGAGAGTGCACTCGTCAGCCGGCTCGAGGCGGTCCGGGAGGAGTTCGACGTGAGCGTCGGCAGTTACCCGGGCGAGTCCGTTCGGATCACCGTCCAGAGCCCCGACCCGGCGGAAGTCGAGGCGGCGACGGCGTGGCTCCGCGAGCGCGTCCAGGAACGCGAGGAGTGA
- a CDS encoding LEA type 2 family protein, whose protein sequence is MVLQTLRSLFLGSAFRIAGTLVLAVAVTIAGAFGAGVLGVLTLESMDNEFGDVDDERTEILTDLTIHNPNPIGLGSADVDATYDVSMNGVEMANGSGQDITVEPGTSTESLRTEMRNERIPDWWVTHIENGEETHVEIDATVSSGLLDRSTEVTNEQTVETDILSAFNSEETRPINADRALVEDPILYVNATRGEWAGVDQQHTELRLEFDVYNPKSYAIPTSQLGYEITMNGVTVGLGESDREYVLQPGEETTIVTTTRIDNGNLDDWWVTHVENDEVSDLRIEFDATFELASGTTITVPLEALTYEETVETDIWGNDEAGESNSSDGEANATDETESDVEGAETDDETDGGAQEDTDGGTDEDTDSTGDDGGGGNDDGDGSNDDDTSSTDDGENDEEDDDSLLGL, encoded by the coding sequence ATGGTACTTCAGACACTCCGATCACTCTTTCTCGGGAGCGCCTTTCGAATCGCGGGAACCCTCGTGCTCGCTGTTGCCGTCACCATCGCCGGCGCGTTCGGTGCGGGGGTACTCGGCGTCCTCACGCTCGAGTCGATGGACAACGAGTTCGGGGACGTCGACGACGAACGAACCGAGATCCTGACTGACCTGACGATTCACAATCCGAACCCGATCGGCCTGGGTTCCGCCGATGTCGACGCGACCTACGACGTCTCGATGAACGGCGTCGAGATGGCCAACGGGAGCGGCCAGGACATCACCGTCGAGCCGGGCACGTCGACTGAATCGCTCCGGACGGAGATGCGAAACGAGCGCATTCCCGACTGGTGGGTGACCCACATCGAAAACGGTGAGGAGACCCACGTCGAGATCGATGCGACCGTCTCGAGCGGCCTCCTCGATCGATCGACCGAGGTGACGAACGAGCAGACCGTCGAGACGGACATTCTCTCGGCGTTCAACTCCGAGGAGACCAGACCGATCAACGCCGACCGGGCGCTCGTCGAGGATCCAATCCTCTACGTCAACGCCACGCGAGGCGAGTGGGCCGGCGTCGACCAGCAACACACGGAACTTCGGCTCGAGTTCGACGTCTACAACCCCAAGAGCTACGCGATCCCGACGAGCCAACTCGGCTACGAGATTACGATGAACGGCGTGACCGTCGGTCTCGGGGAGAGCGACCGCGAGTACGTCCTCCAGCCCGGCGAGGAGACGACGATCGTGACGACGACCCGCATCGACAACGGGAATCTCGACGACTGGTGGGTCACCCACGTCGAAAATGACGAGGTCTCGGATCTTCGAATCGAGTTCGATGCCACCTTCGAACTGGCTTCCGGGACGACGATCACCGTCCCCCTCGAGGCACTCACTTACGAGGAGACGGTCGAGACGGACATCTGGGGGAACGACGAGGCCGGTGAGTCGAACTCGAGCGACGGAGAGGCGAACGCGACCGACGAGACGGAGTCGGATGTCGAGGGAGCCGAGACAGACGACGAGACAGACGGCGGAGCCCAGGAAGATACCGATGGCGGGACCGACGAGGATACGGACAGTACCGGTGACGACGGTGGTGGCGGGAACGACGATGGCGACGGGAGCAACGATGACGACACGAGTAGTACGGACGACGGAGAAAACGACGAGGAAGACGACGACTCCCTGCTCGGCCTCTGA
- a CDS encoding ATP-NAD kinase family protein, with amino-acid sequence METLGVVVNPIAGMGGRVGLKGTDGKVAEARRRGAEPRAPERAVEALEALARRRPELAVYTAAGPMGEDAARAAGYDPEVVYEPSGVVDGGSESDEDDRGNEDSETNDHGDSPETSADDTKAAVRAFLERDVDLVLFVGGDGTAVDVAEVLSGVDGERETPMLGVPAGVKIYSSVFGVTPADAGRVAAEFDRVEDCEVNDIDEDAYREGEVRAELRAVVPVPVASGVQSSKQLSSGSVDALAEGFADEVDPGTTYVFGPGSTVGAIESALGIDPSPLGVDVWRDGEVLARDASESEILAVLEAPAVIVVSPIGGQGFVFGRGNHQISPTVIERAEVEVVASDDKLDGVGQLRVDTGDEAVDESLRGWMHVRTGRFTTRLLKVV; translated from the coding sequence ATGGAAACGCTCGGGGTCGTCGTCAATCCGATCGCCGGCATGGGCGGGCGCGTCGGACTCAAGGGAACCGACGGGAAGGTCGCGGAAGCGCGTCGTCGCGGGGCCGAACCTCGTGCGCCAGAGCGGGCAGTCGAAGCCCTCGAGGCGCTCGCACGGCGCCGGCCCGAGCTGGCCGTCTACACCGCCGCGGGCCCCATGGGCGAGGACGCGGCTCGAGCGGCGGGGTACGACCCGGAGGTGGTCTACGAGCCGTCGGGCGTTGTCGATGGGGGCAGTGAGAGCGATGAAGACGATAGGGGCAACGAGGACAGCGAGACGAACGACCACGGCGATTCGCCGGAGACGTCGGCCGACGACACGAAAGCCGCCGTCCGCGCGTTCCTCGAGCGCGACGTCGACCTCGTGCTGTTCGTCGGCGGCGACGGGACGGCCGTCGATGTGGCCGAGGTGCTCTCCGGGGTCGACGGCGAGAGGGAGACGCCCATGCTCGGCGTCCCCGCGGGCGTGAAGATCTACTCCTCCGTCTTCGGCGTCACGCCGGCCGACGCGGGTCGGGTCGCCGCCGAGTTCGACCGCGTCGAGGACTGCGAGGTCAACGACATCGACGAGGACGCCTACCGCGAGGGCGAGGTCCGGGCCGAACTCCGGGCGGTCGTCCCCGTCCCCGTCGCGAGCGGCGTCCAGTCGAGCAAACAGCTCTCGAGCGGGAGCGTCGACGCGCTCGCGGAGGGGTTCGCCGACGAGGTCGACCCGGGAACGACCTACGTCTTCGGGCCCGGGAGCACCGTCGGCGCGATCGAATCTGCCCTCGGGATCGACCCCTCGCCGCTGGGCGTCGACGTCTGGCGCGACGGCGAGGTACTGGCCCGCGACGCGAGCGAGTCTGAGATCCTGGCCGTGCTCGAAGCGCCCGCGGTGATCGTCGTCTCGCCTATTGGCGGCCAGGGATTCGTCTTCGGGCGGGGCAACCACCAGATCTCCCCCACAGTAATCGAACGGGCGGAAGTCGAGGTAGTCGCCAGCGACGACAAACTCGACGGCGTCGGCCAGCTACGGGTCGATACGGGCGACGAGGCGGTCGATGAGTCCCTCCGCGGGTGGATGCACGTTCGAACTGGCCGGTTCACGACGCGGTTGCTGAAGGTGGTCTGA
- a CDS encoding DUF7123 family protein encodes MTDYSDEEQRIISYLRESAARGEQYFRAKNIAKAIGLSSKQVGVRLPHLAEKTEDIDIEKWGRARSTTWKVTMS; translated from the coding sequence ATGACGGACTACTCCGACGAAGAGCAGCGGATAATCTCGTACCTCCGTGAGAGCGCCGCCCGCGGCGAGCAGTACTTCCGTGCGAAAAACATCGCCAAGGCGATCGGCCTCTCTTCGAAACAGGTCGGCGTCCGCCTCCCCCACCTCGCCGAGAAGACCGAGGACATCGACATCGAGAAGTGGGGCCGCGCGCGCTCGACGACCTGGAAGGTCACGATGAGCTAA
- a CDS encoding GNAT family N-acetyltransferase, which translates to MTALFPKAIETDRLRLEALHVDETDAGQLFDLYEICSSDPGIEDVTEYVTWDPHRTPKETLEFLEYVSEKWDDSSGGSYAVYLRDGEDGAGEFAGDAGFSIDWEKRTMTLGVWFRKRFWGRGYSGERAAAFMELAFERLDLELVAVTALVDNENSNRAIERYTEAHGGGRDGLLRNWRIQDGEPIDLYRYSVSQEEYRECENRPDVGVSFSDEARGRLDAGVREERTDDDAGRGR; encoded by the coding sequence ATGACTGCACTCTTTCCCAAGGCGATCGAAACCGACCGCCTCCGTCTCGAGGCGCTCCACGTCGACGAGACCGACGCCGGCCAGCTGTTCGACCTCTACGAGATCTGCTCGTCGGATCCGGGAATCGAGGACGTCACCGAATACGTCACCTGGGATCCGCACCGAACGCCGAAGGAGACCCTCGAGTTCCTCGAGTACGTCAGCGAGAAGTGGGACGACTCGAGCGGCGGCTCCTACGCCGTCTATTTGCGAGATGGAGAGGACGGCGCGGGCGAGTTCGCCGGCGACGCTGGCTTCAGCATCGACTGGGAGAAACGAACCATGACGCTCGGCGTCTGGTTCCGCAAGCGCTTCTGGGGGCGCGGGTACTCCGGGGAGCGTGCAGCCGCGTTTATGGAACTCGCGTTCGAGCGCCTAGACCTCGAGTTGGTGGCCGTCACAGCGCTGGTCGACAACGAGAACTCCAACCGTGCAATCGAGCGCTACACCGAGGCCCACGGCGGCGGTCGCGACGGCCTCCTTCGCAACTGGCGCATCCAGGACGGTGAGCCGATCGACCTGTATCGTTACAGCGTCTCCCAGGAGGAGTACCGCGAGTGCGAGAATCGGCCGGACGTGGGCGTCTCGTTTTCGGACGAGGCTCGAGGGCGACTCGACGCGGGGGTACGGGAAGAACGAACGGACGACGATGCAGGCCGGGGCCGATGA
- a CDS encoding DUF5658 family protein: MDRLETILWLVVAVSLVGDVVTTFVGLQLGLAESNPVARGVIDNWGLLGMLALKAGAVAIALACRTVLERAYRPIIPAALALPWVMAVVLNVYLISSVL, from the coding sequence ATGGACCGCCTCGAGACCATCCTCTGGCTAGTCGTCGCCGTCTCGCTCGTCGGCGACGTCGTCACGACGTTCGTCGGCCTCCAGCTCGGCCTCGCGGAGTCGAACCCCGTCGCCCGCGGGGTGATCGACAACTGGGGGCTCCTCGGGATGCTCGCGCTCAAGGCGGGCGCCGTCGCCATCGCACTCGCCTGCCGGACCGTCCTCGAACGAGCCTACCGACCGATCATCCCGGCGGCGCTGGCGCTGCCGTGGGTGATGGCCGTGGTACTCAACGTCTACCTGATCTCGTCGGTTCTCTGA
- a CDS encoding CoxG family protein: MTVRIDRSFELQAPPERVWAFIADPEKRARAISVVKDFTTDDPDGRRATWHVEIPLPLVTRTVSVDTEDVIRRPPEYVKFVGRSKLLDVTGEHEITETSGGSRLNNTFVVDGHLPGVERFFKRNLDGELENLQRELEREVE, translated from the coding sequence ATGACTGTTCGGATCGATCGGTCGTTCGAGTTACAGGCACCACCCGAGCGCGTCTGGGCGTTCATCGCCGATCCGGAAAAGCGCGCTCGAGCGATTAGCGTCGTCAAAGACTTCACGACGGACGACCCCGACGGCCGACGGGCGACCTGGCACGTCGAGATCCCGCTTCCGCTGGTGACGCGAACGGTCAGCGTCGACACCGAGGACGTCATCAGGCGCCCGCCCGAGTACGTCAAGTTCGTCGGCCGGTCGAAACTGCTCGACGTCACGGGCGAACACGAGATCACCGAGACGAGCGGGGGAAGCCGCCTCAACAATACCTTCGTCGTCGACGGACACCTGCCGGGCGTCGAACGCTTCTTCAAGCGCAACCTGGACGGTGAACTCGAGAACCTGCAGCGCGAACTCGAACGCGAGGTCGAGTGA
- a CDS encoding DUF7525 family protein produces MADHTQTTDKGVGVGLVFGAVAILSALVMLTTAPEIHAAWGFAAAVTFSALAIVGMHFYWH; encoded by the coding sequence ATGGCAGATCACACGCAGACGACCGACAAGGGGGTCGGAGTGGGGCTGGTGTTCGGCGCCGTTGCGATCCTCAGCGCACTCGTGATGCTCACGACGGCACCGGAGATCCATGCGGCCTGGGGCTTCGCCGCCGCCGTCACGTTCAGCGCGCTGGCGATCGTCGGCATGCACTTCTACTGGCACTGA